Proteins from a single region of Mus pahari chromosome 2, PAHARI_EIJ_v1.1, whole genome shotgun sequence:
- the LOC110316683 gene encoding single-stranded DNA-binding protein, mitochondrial — translation MFRRPVLQVFRQFVRHESEVASSLVLERSLNRVQLLGRVGQDPVMRQVEGKNPVTIFSLATNEMWRSGDSEVYQMGDVSQKTTWHRISVFRPGLRDVAYQYVKKGARIFVEGKVDYGEYMDKNNVRRQATTIIADNIIFLSDQTKEKA, via the coding sequence ATGTTCCGAAGACCTGTGTTACAGGTATTTCGTCAGTTTGTAAGGCATGAGTCTGAAGTAGCCAGCAGTTTGGTTCTTGAACGATCTCTGAATCGTGTTCAGTTACTTGGGCGAGTAGGTCAGGACCCGGTCATGAGACAGGTGGAAGGAAAAAACCCAGTCACGATATTTTCTCTAGCAACAAATGAGATGTGGCGATCAGGGGATAGTGAAGTATACCAAATGGGTGATGTCAGTCAGAAGACAACGTGGCACAGAATATCAGTGTTTCGACCAGGCCTCAGAGATGTGGCGTATCAGTATGTGAAAAAGGGGGCTCGTATATTtgtggaagggaaagtggactATGGCGAGTACATGGATAAAAACAATGTGAGGCGgcaagcaacaacaataatagctgATAACATTATATTTCTGAGTGACCAGACAAAAGAAAAGGCCTAG